In a single window of the Candidatus Zixiibacteriota bacterium genome:
- the cas9 gene encoding type II CRISPR RNA-guided endonuclease Cas9 (Cas9, originally named Csn1, is the large, multifunctional signature protein of type II CRISPR/Cas systems. It is well known even to general audiences because its RNA-guided endonuclease activity has made it a popular tool for custom editing of eukaryotic genomes.) → MGSSHKFRTILGLDLGPNSIGWAIIGQHDNSPDTLVDTGVRIFSAGLDGLEADGKGKSRNADRRAARGRRRHLERHTRRLIKLASALQRKGLLPDGDIADSHTRHNLFLQLDKDLGSPYQLRARALDEKLSEFELGRALYHMAQRRGFLSNRKSAPKDEKEEGEVKSAISELDRQMQAAGARTLGEYFAGLDPKQTRIRDCYTSRKMYDDEFKLIWEAQFKHYPQLLDEDFRKEVHRAIFHQRPLKSQKHLIGECELETGRKRAPWALLEAQRFRYIQTVNNLIIRNDGDTQERGLTEAEHATLLQALENDGDMTFPKIRKLLQLSKTSKFNLEEGGEKRIPGNRTAAKMRKIFGAEQWSEMSVCGREQAVEDVRSIVNDETLKKRALSHWALDEDSAKSMLKMRLDEGYCAFSRQAIHKLLPLLEKGLPLQTAIKERYPERWERKEATHNLLPPVDSDDMPTLRNPIVERTLTELRRVVNSLIARHGRPDFIRIELARELRQSAKQRGDTTKRMRAKEDERKAAAEVILKELEIEDPSPDDLLKFALAEECDWTCPYTGKSISMGALYGSHPQFDIEHIIPFSRCLDNSFTNKTLCCVTENRRVKGNKTPHEAYAGTEKWDDILTHVNGFKGNVAREKLRRFKLHGQELRDFINSFTDRQLNDTRWASRWAKMYLGLLYGGIDGDGIDASGVRRVQATSGPVTAYLRSEWQLNRILGDGPGKSRDDHRHHAVDAVVTALTEASAVKRLSDAAQRAPEARRRFFAPIDPPWKSFFDDVRLGIENVVVSHRVSKRVRGALHEETIYGKPYVADDGFEYVHLRRPLASLSARDLTNIADQRVRQCVVDKLEELGEPNPAKAFKDTANHPALTAGNGAQIPIHKVRVRLKLATFNVGDEKTPRHVQSDTNHHMELVAVTDDSGAVTKWEGHAVSMYEAYLRRKNGAPIVQRDFGENRRFAFSLANGEVIEIDSKDDPGTRVRCVIRSIESSGSGNIRWMLLSDARVESRLSRAGRSASPDVLRKLHCQKLFVTPVGDLRNAND, encoded by the coding sequence ATGGGGAGTTCACACAAATTCCGTACTATTTTGGGTCTCGACCTGGGGCCTAATTCCATTGGTTGGGCCATAATCGGCCAACATGACAACTCACCGGACACGCTGGTAGACACAGGCGTCCGGATTTTTTCCGCCGGACTCGATGGTCTCGAAGCCGACGGCAAAGGCAAATCGCGCAACGCCGACAGGCGCGCAGCTCGCGGGCGAAGACGCCATCTTGAACGCCACACCCGTCGGCTGATAAAGCTCGCGAGCGCGCTGCAGCGCAAGGGATTGCTGCCCGACGGCGATATAGCCGATTCCCACACACGCCATAATCTTTTTTTGCAGTTGGACAAAGACCTGGGTTCGCCCTATCAACTACGGGCACGAGCGCTTGACGAAAAACTCAGCGAGTTTGAGTTGGGACGTGCCCTGTATCATATGGCACAGCGGAGAGGCTTTCTGAGTAACCGCAAATCCGCGCCAAAAGATGAAAAAGAAGAAGGCGAGGTTAAAAGCGCCATAAGCGAACTTGACCGGCAAATGCAGGCAGCCGGAGCACGAACCCTCGGCGAGTATTTTGCGGGCCTCGATCCGAAACAGACCCGCATTCGCGATTGCTATACATCACGGAAAATGTATGACGATGAGTTCAAGCTCATCTGGGAGGCTCAATTTAAGCATTATCCACAGTTATTGGACGAGGACTTCCGCAAAGAAGTTCATCGGGCAATCTTCCATCAACGGCCTTTGAAGAGCCAAAAGCACTTGATAGGCGAATGCGAGCTTGAGACCGGGCGCAAAAGAGCGCCCTGGGCCTTACTCGAAGCCCAGCGATTCCGCTATATACAGACGGTCAACAACCTGATCATCCGCAACGATGGCGACACTCAGGAACGCGGCCTCACCGAAGCGGAGCACGCAACGCTGCTGCAGGCTCTTGAAAATGATGGTGACATGACTTTCCCGAAAATTCGCAAGCTGCTTCAACTCTCGAAAACGTCTAAATTCAATCTTGAGGAAGGCGGCGAGAAAAGAATTCCCGGCAATCGCACCGCGGCAAAAATGCGCAAGATATTCGGAGCCGAGCAATGGTCAGAAATGTCGGTTTGCGGGCGAGAACAGGCTGTCGAAGATGTTCGCAGCATTGTCAATGATGAGACCCTGAAAAAACGCGCGCTATCGCACTGGGCACTCGATGAGGACTCCGCCAAATCCATGCTGAAAATGCGGCTGGATGAAGGCTACTGTGCCTTCTCTCGTCAGGCTATTCACAAACTCTTGCCCTTACTTGAGAAAGGCTTGCCGCTTCAGACTGCCATAAAGGAGCGCTATCCCGAACGATGGGAACGGAAAGAAGCGACGCATAACCTTCTCCCCCCGGTCGACAGCGACGATATGCCAACCCTCCGCAATCCCATCGTGGAACGCACCCTCACAGAACTGCGCAGAGTCGTAAACAGCCTGATAGCCCGCCATGGAAGACCGGATTTTATCCGCATTGAACTGGCGCGAGAGCTTCGCCAGAGCGCCAAACAACGCGGCGACACCACCAAACGGATGCGCGCCAAAGAGGACGAGCGCAAGGCCGCCGCGGAGGTGATTCTGAAGGAACTCGAGATTGAAGATCCGAGCCCCGATGATCTCCTAAAATTCGCCCTTGCGGAAGAGTGCGACTGGACATGTCCCTACACTGGAAAATCAATCAGCATGGGCGCCCTTTATGGCTCGCATCCGCAATTCGATATCGAACACATAATACCCTTTAGCCGTTGTCTGGATAATTCGTTCACAAACAAGACTCTCTGCTGTGTCACGGAGAACAGGAGGGTAAAGGGAAACAAGACGCCGCATGAGGCTTACGCCGGCACGGAAAAGTGGGACGATATTTTAACCCATGTCAATGGGTTCAAAGGTAATGTGGCGCGAGAAAAACTCCGCCGCTTCAAATTGCACGGGCAGGAACTTCGAGACTTCATCAATTCCTTCACCGACAGACAATTGAACGACACGCGCTGGGCTTCCCGGTGGGCAAAAATGTATCTCGGCCTTCTTTATGGCGGAATCGATGGCGACGGGATTGACGCTTCCGGTGTAAGAAGGGTTCAGGCGACAAGCGGCCCTGTGACCGCCTATCTGCGAAGCGAATGGCAACTCAACCGCATTCTCGGCGACGGCCCCGGCAAATCGCGCGACGACCACCGCCATCATGCTGTCGATGCCGTCGTGACTGCCCTGACGGAAGCATCGGCAGTAAAACGCCTCTCCGACGCCGCACAACGCGCTCCTGAAGCACGACGGCGGTTTTTCGCCCCAATCGATCCGCCGTGGAAGTCTTTCTTCGATGATGTGCGACTGGGGATAGAAAATGTTGTGGTTTCTCACCGCGTATCGAAACGCGTACGTGGCGCCCTTCACGAGGAAACCATTTACGGAAAACCATATGTGGCTGACGACGGTTTTGAGTACGTGCACCTGCGAAGGCCGCTGGCTTCCTTGTCCGCCCGTGACCTCACCAACATCGCCGATCAAAGGGTTCGGCAATGTGTGGTTGACAAACTGGAGGAGCTGGGCGAACCCAACCCCGCCAAAGCGTTCAAAGATACCGCCAATCACCCCGCGCTCACGGCCGGGAATGGCGCACAAATTCCGATACATAAGGTCCGGGTTCGCCTCAAGCTGGCTACCTTCAATGTTGGCGATGAAAAAACTCCCCGTCACGTGCAGTCCGACACAAACCACCACATGGAACTTGTCGCCGTAACCGACGATTCCGGCGCTGTCACCAAATGGGAAGGTCACGCTGTCAGCATGTACGAGGCTTATCTGAGACGGAAAAACGGGGCGCCAATCGTGCAGCGTGATTTCGGGGAAAACCGTCGTTTTGCCTTTTCGCTAGCAAACGGCGAAGTAATCGAGATCGACAGCAAAGACGACCCAGGGACGCGAGTTCGTTGCGTGATTCGGTCGATCGAGAGTTCAGGCAGCGGCAATATTCGCTGGATGTTGCTTTCTGACGCAAGAGTGGAGTCCAGACTATCGAGGGCGGGAAGGTCGGCCAGCCCTGACGTACTGCGGAAACTACACTGCCAAAAGCTATTTGTGACTCCCGTGGGTGACCTTCGAAACGCCAATGACTGA
- the cas1 gene encoding type II CRISPR-associated endonuclease Cas1, protein MEKRVIDLSEEAASLSVHLGQLLIRRPEREDSVPLEDILALIVSHPAVHYTHAVLSGICSSGGIFISCNDRRMPAGMLLPLDGNFVQAERFAIQAGASLPVKKNAWKQIVSAKIRAQGCLLAKLNGGDSGLLRLAAQVQSGDSGNLEALASRRYWPALFDEKFRRVPGADNDINRLLNYGYAILRGIVSRAVCAAGLHPCLGIHHHNRYNSFCLADDLMEPYRPCVDKIVHRLVGDFGPGVDLDRDSKSILISGLMSAKCRVKKEYLSIFESTSRLAGSLLSMLEGKKQKLCVPEFRNDKAKT, encoded by the coding sequence ATGGAAAAACGAGTTATCGACTTATCCGAAGAAGCAGCATCGTTGAGCGTTCACCTCGGGCAACTTCTTATCAGGCGGCCTGAAAGGGAAGATTCTGTCCCGCTGGAAGATATCCTGGCGCTGATTGTATCCCACCCGGCCGTGCACTATACGCATGCAGTTTTGAGCGGCATATGCTCTTCAGGCGGCATATTTATCTCCTGTAATGATAGACGGATGCCCGCCGGCATGCTCCTCCCGCTTGACGGGAACTTCGTTCAGGCCGAACGCTTTGCCATACAGGCGGGCGCCTCGTTGCCCGTCAAGAAGAACGCCTGGAAGCAAATTGTCTCCGCCAAAATACGGGCGCAGGGCTGCCTTCTCGCCAAGCTCAACGGCGGCGACAGCGGCCTGCTCCGCCTCGCCGCTCAAGTTCAGTCCGGCGATAGCGGAAACCTTGAGGCTCTCGCTTCCCGCCGCTACTGGCCCGCTCTGTTCGACGAAAAATTCCGACGCGTGCCGGGGGCAGACAATGATATCAATCGCCTATTGAATTATGGCTATGCCATTCTGAGGGGAATCGTTTCCCGCGCCGTCTGCGCCGCCGGGCTGCACCCCTGCCTGGGTATACATCACCACAACCGCTACAATTCCTTCTGCCTCGCCGATGATCTCATGGAGCCATATCGCCCCTGTGTGGATAAAATCGTCCACCGCCTTGTTGGCGACTTTGGTCCGGGCGTCGACCTGGATAGAGACTCCAAATCAATTTTGATTTCCGGGCTGATGTCAGCGAAATGCCGCGTCAAAAAGGAATATCTGTCAATCTTTGAGAGTACATCCCGATTGGCCGGCTCTCTGCTCTCAATGCTCGAGGGCAAAAAGCAAAAGCTTTGCGTTCCGGAGTTCAGAAATGACAAAGCGAAGACGTGA
- the cas2 gene encoding CRISPR-associated endonuclease Cas2 yields the protein MWLFAMFDLPVDSPAARRQYTNFRKSLLKQGFTMLQYSVYSRYCNSEERATVFRERLKKTLPPQGEVRLLAVTDHQFGKMQVFLGKKRAQTEKPPEQLLLF from the coding sequence GTGTGGCTGTTTGCGATGTTTGATTTGCCTGTCGATAGTCCCGCCGCTCGACGGCAGTACACCAACTTCCGCAAAAGTCTTCTGAAGCAAGGATTCACAATGCTTCAGTACTCGGTCTACTCGCGGTACTGCAACAGCGAGGAACGGGCAACGGTGTTCCGGGAGCGGCTAAAAAAGACACTCCCGCCACAAGGAGAGGTGCGTCTGCTGGCCGTAACCGATCATCAATTCGGAAAAATGCAGGTATTTCTCGGAAAAAAACGGGCGCAGACCGAAAAACCACCCGAACAATTACTACTTTTTTGA